The Maridesulfovibrio sp. genomic sequence CGATGAAATAGACGACAAGTATCATGGAAACAATGATCAGCGGGTGGAGATCGAAAGAAGCAGTCCATTCCGCTACATTGAACGGGATGCGGGTTACTGCCAGAAATTTACCGAAAATAATGGCACCGGCCACCAGAAAGAGCACCATCACAGAGGTACGCAGGGTTTCATAAAGGGAATTGACGAAAGCCTGCCAGGTTAGCTGGCGTTTGATGATACCCAACACGAGAATGCCCAGCACTCCCACGGCAGCGGATTCGTTGGGGGTAAAAAAACCGAAGAACATACCGCCGATTACAAGTGCAAATACGGCAAGGGTATCAAGCAGTCCTATAAGGGATTTCAGTTTTGCGCTTAAGGGAAAAACTTCCCCTTTGGGGCCGAGGGCGGGGTCGCGGTGGCAGACTATGGCAATGGCAATGATAAAAAGGATAGTCAGGACTATGGAGGGCAGTATCCCGGCCATGAACAGCTCACCGATGGATTGCTCGGTGAGTATTCCATAAACGATGAGTACAATGCTCGGCGGCATGATCATGCCCAAGCCTCCGCCGGAAGCAACTGATCCCGCTGCAAGTGAATTGGAGTATCCGTAACGTTTCATTTCCGGGATACCCACGGTTGCCATGGTGGCCGCAGTTGCCGGACTTGAACCGCAGACAGAGCCGAATGCGGTGCAGGCAGCAACAGTCGCCATGGCCAGACCGCCTTGAATATGGCCGAGGAAATGGTAGGCTGTGCTGTAGAGCCTGCGGCTGATTCCGCTATTGAAGGCCAGCTGGCCCATCAGGATGAACAACGGAATGGTAGACAGGCTGTAGGATGAAAAAGTGTCGTAAAAGCTGCGTGAAAGCAGGTTCATACCGCCTTTTACGGAGATGAGCATAGAAAAGCCGCCAAACCCCACAAGAGTCATGACGTAGGCTACGGGCATGCGGGTCATGAGCAGGGCCAGCATTACAAATATGCCGATAATTCCAAGGGTGGTCGGTTCCATTTATTTTTCCCCCGTAAAAAGCACGATTAGTTCTTTCAGCAGGGTGAGGGTGAAGCATCCGAAACCGAAAGTGAGTGCGAAAATGACCATGTCAGTAGGTAATTCGAGAGTCATGGAGACCTCGCCGGATTCCCGCATGGAACAGCCGTAAAGGTAGAGCCTCCAAGTAACCAGACTGAACAGTGCTGCACTCAGGGAAGTGGTGGTGACTTTGACAATTTTACGGGTGCGGGCGTTCAGCTTGCTGTACAGGAATTCTACACCGATATTCGCTTTCTGGGACTGGGCATAGCCGAGGGCCAGCCCTGTGGTCAGCACGGCAAGAACTCCCACAATATCTTCCACTCCGAAAATGGGAGTGCCCAGCACGCCGCGTGAAAGAATATCCGCCCCGGTCAAAAGAGCCATGCCGATAAGGCATACGGCGGCAATATTTTTTAAAAGTGCCTCAAATTTATCAACAAGGCTCGAAATCTGATTACCCACAATTTTCTCCAAATCTAAGAAGGACTCCGGCGAACCCTCAGGGACCGGAGACTCTCCTAAAACTTTTCTCAGGGCTTTACCGTTCGAATTATTCGAAGGTAGCCTTATAGCATTATACGCGAAGCAAACTAAAAGGTTTTGAAAGGGATGGGGTCTGGGGAAGGGGAAACTTTTGCAAAAGTTTCCCTTCCCCAGCCGCCGGAGGCATTCTTATTGTACTTTATTCAAAGTTTCGACAGTGAAATCCAGAACGGCTTTACCGTCTATTTTTTTCTTGCCGACTTTCTTGATGTAGTCATCCATCATGGGAGCTGCTTTATCTTTCCAGCGCTGACCTTCGGCTTCGCTCAGCTCAATGAACTGTCCGCCTTTCTTGCTCAGGAACTCACGTCCTTCCTTGTCGCTCTCATCCCAAGCCTGAGCGTGCTTGGCTGCGTATTCTTTGCTCAGATCCATGATGATTTTCTGGTCCTGTTCGGAAATGGAGTCCCACTTATCCTTGTTTATGACCGCGAAAAAAGTGGTGGTGTAGCCTACAGGGTAGTCGAGGGTACAGTAGTCGACTACTTCGCCCATTTTCCAGCCTTTGTTGGTTTCCATGGGGTAGACACCACCGTCAACAACGCCTTTGCGGATGGCCTGATAGGAGTCGGGCATGGACATGGCAACCGGTGCCGCACCGAGGGCTTTGAGCAGCTGTGCTGAGTTGCCTGTGCCGCGCAGTTTCATGCCTTTGATGTCTTCAAGTTTTTTGACCGGCTTTTTAGCAGTGAAGAGCAGGCCGGGACCGTGGGCATGGAAAAAGAGAACTTTAACGTCGCGCAGTTCTTTGGGCTGAAATTTATCGTAAACCGCGTTTGCAACCTCGGTTGCGGCAACTCCTGATTTGTAACCAAGGGGCAGGTCAACTGCTGCCATGGTCGGGAAACGACCGCGGGAATATGCCAGTGCGGACATGCCGATGTCGGAAAGGCCTTCCACAACACCGTCATAGCACTGCTTGGCTTTGGTCAGGGTTCCGCCGGGGAAGTAGGCGATAGTTACCCGACCATCGGTGAGCTTGGTCACTTCTTCGCTCCACTGCTGAGCCAGCTTGGACTGGATGTGGGTGGGTGGAAAAAAGTTGGAGTAGGTCAGGTTAATGGATTTTGCGCCTGCTGTAAGGGGCAGGGCGCACATGCACATGGCTGCGGCCACTACTGTAATCAAAAGTTTTTTCATGTTCCCTCCGTTTTTTTTGAAAAATAGTTGATTATTCGGCTTTTTTAAGTCCGTTGGTTAAAGCAAGGGTAACCGCAGCATCGCGGACATCCTTGAATCCGATCAGCCCTTCATTGCTGCCTTGGATCATAAAGCCGGTTTCAATGGAGCTGCGAACCATGTATCCCTCAAAGAGTACTGTGTTGAAGGCTCCAATTTTTTCCGGCGGATAATCTGTATCCACAAAGTCGCGGACCAGATTGGCAAAGACTTCTTCAGAGAGCCTGTACTGGCTCAGGCTCATGTCCTCGCGCAATTCCGGAACCCGTGAGGCATAGATTGTGAATTCCAGAAAGACCTTGGCCCAGTTCTGGTCGCTGACAATGTTTTCCAGAAAATCCCAGATAATGTTCATTACCTCTTCAAGCGAACTGGCCTTTCCCAGGCGGTCATCACGGGAGTTGCGGTATTCCTTCAGCTTCTCTTCCACGATTTCCAGAAATAGTTTGTCCTTGCTCGCCCAGTGACGGTAAAAGCTTCCTTTTGCATATCCGGCATGTTTGGTGATTTCGGCCACCGTGGTTTCAATGAATCCCTTTTTTCCAAAGAGTTCGTTGGCCGCTTCCATTAGTTCTTTCTTGGTCTGGAGCGATTTTTCCTGTTGTTTTCTGGCCATTTATTGTTTTTTAAATAACTTTTGCGACCCTTGGTCATAAAGTGACCGCTGGTCATTTTTCTGAGCTATAGCTGTGAGGGTAGTTGCTGTCAATACCTATCTATGAGAACTTGTATGTGAAAATACAAAAGACCAAAAGGAACGATTTGAAGTGCGCAAGTTGTTTTTCTCTATAATTGTTTTGACCTGTTGCCTTATGAGTACCGTTGTACAGGCCCATCCGCTGGGTGAAGTTGTACAGGAAACCACGGTTATGAATGAGGGGGCAAGGCTGCTCATAGTTTATGATACCTCTATCGGGCCGTCCATCACCGCCACGCTCATTCCTGATGCAGATCATGACGGTGAAGTTTCCGCTATTGAAGAGCGTAAACTCTCGCAGGACATTAACAGGCTGCTGCTGCCTAATCTGGAAGTATATCTGGATGACAGCCTGATCATACCTGACCTTTATTATGATTCCGTGAACCCGGCTCCGGGGGGATACAACAACGGTCTGCGGTCAAATCTGGTCTACGCTATTCCTTTGCCGCAAGAGGATTTCGGTAAGCATTACCTGAAGTTTTCCGATAACAATTTCCAGACCGGAGAACTTAAGTGGCTGAAGTGGAAAGTTCAGGCCGACCCGCAGTTCAGCGTGGTCAAGACTTCCCCGGATTCACGGGAGCTCAACTATCAGTTTTTCGCTAAAAAAGCTGAGGGCGAAGGTGGGTCATTTGCAGCTTCGGCACCGACTATGGGCGGCAGCGGAATCAAGCCCAGTCCTCAGGAGGATTCCAGTCAGGCCGCTCTCAAGGAGTATCTTGCTCAGGAAAATCTGGGTCCGGGAGCAATTCTTTTTGCGCTCGGTCTGGCCTTTTTTCTCGGGATGGGACATGCCCTCAGTCCCGGCCATGGAAAGGCAATGGTTGCCGCATATCTCATCGGCCGCAGCGGCCGCATCCGTGACGCTTTTACCCTTGGTTCCATTGTGACCATAACTCACGTTGCCAGTGTGATTGTGCTCGGTATCGCGGCCTTGCTGCTTTCGCGTTATTTCCTGCCCGGAGATCTTTATCCGTGGCTGGGGGCATTTTCCGGTGCGCTGGTTTTTGCGGTCGGGTACATGATGCTGGCCCGCAGGGCAGTTCATCACGTACATCATGCACATTCGCATGACCATAATCACGACCATGGCCATTCTCACGAAGGAGATTCCGGACCGGTTTCGTGGTGGTCAATGCTCAGTCTTGGAGTTGCCGGGGGTATGGTGCCATGCCCTACAGCCTTAGTCGTCCTGCTTGCT encodes the following:
- a CDS encoding sulfite exporter TauE/SafE family protein; protein product: MSTVVQAHPLGEVVQETTVMNEGARLLIVYDTSIGPSITATLIPDADHDGEVSAIEERKLSQDINRLLLPNLEVYLDDSLIIPDLYYDSVNPAPGGYNNGLRSNLVYAIPLPQEDFGKHYLKFSDNNFQTGELKWLKWKVQADPQFSVVKTSPDSRELNYQFFAKKAEGEGGSFAASAPTMGGSGIKPSPQEDSSQAALKEYLAQENLGPGAILFALGLAFFLGMGHALSPGHGKAMVAAYLIGRSGRIRDAFTLGSIVTITHVASVIVLGIAALLLSRYFLPGDLYPWLGAFSGALVFAVGYMMLARRAVHHVHHAHSHDHNHDHGHSHEGDSGPVSWWSMLSLGVAGGMVPCPTALVVLLASVAFGRIVFGLLLILSFSFGLAAVLILIGILTVRASKLTERFSGSRRWIENLPVLSAGLVMLAGIAIALNALNAGGILKFNL
- a CDS encoding TRAP transporter large permease yields the protein MEPTTLGIIGIFVMLALLMTRMPVAYVMTLVGFGGFSMLISVKGGMNLLSRSFYDTFSSYSLSTIPLFILMGQLAFNSGISRRLYSTAYHFLGHIQGGLAMATVAACTAFGSVCGSSPATAATMATVGIPEMKRYGYSNSLAAGSVASGGGLGMIMPPSIVLIVYGILTEQSIGELFMAGILPSIVLTILFIIAIAIVCHRDPALGPKGEVFPLSAKLKSLIGLLDTLAVFALVIGGMFFGFFTPNESAAVGVLGILVLGIIKRQLTWQAFVNSLYETLRTSVMVLFLVAGAIIFGKFLAVTRIPFNVAEWTASFDLHPLIIVSMILVVYFIGGCIMDALALIMLTIPVFYPVITTLGFDPIWFGVIIVLVTQIGVITPPVGINVYVVYGMAQKFAPDITLEDIFKGTMPFLLAILAGILLFAIFPQIILYLPQAMY
- a CDS encoding TRAP transporter small permease, which translates into the protein MGNQISSLVDKFEALLKNIAAVCLIGMALLTGADILSRGVLGTPIFGVEDIVGVLAVLTTGLALGYAQSQKANIGVEFLYSKLNARTRKIVKVTTTSLSAALFSLVTWRLYLYGCSMRESGEVSMTLELPTDMVIFALTFGFGCFTLTLLKELIVLFTGEK
- a CDS encoding TRAP transporter substrate-binding protein, with the translated sequence MKKLLITVVAAAMCMCALPLTAGAKSINLTYSNFFPPTHIQSKLAQQWSEEVTKLTDGRVTIAYFPGGTLTKAKQCYDGVVEGLSDIGMSALAYSRGRFPTMAAVDLPLGYKSGVAATEVANAVYDKFQPKELRDVKVLFFHAHGPGLLFTAKKPVKKLEDIKGMKLRGTGNSAQLLKALGAAPVAMSMPDSYQAIRKGVVDGGVYPMETNKGWKMGEVVDYCTLDYPVGYTTTFFAVINKDKWDSISEQDQKIIMDLSKEYAAKHAQAWDESDKEGREFLSKKGGQFIELSEAEGQRWKDKAAPMMDDYIKKVGKKKIDGKAVLDFTVETLNKVQ
- a CDS encoding TetR/AcrR family transcriptional regulator; the encoded protein is MARKQQEKSLQTKKELMEAANELFGKKGFIETTVAEITKHAGYAKGSFYRHWASKDKLFLEIVEEKLKEYRNSRDDRLGKASSLEEVMNIIWDFLENIVSDQNWAKVFLEFTIYASRVPELREDMSLSQYRLSEEVFANLVRDFVDTDYPPEKIGAFNTVLFEGYMVRSSIETGFMIQGSNEGLIGFKDVRDAAVTLALTNGLKKAE